The segment ATCGACGTGGGTGACGAGGTCTCCCTCCGCGTGATCGACCGCGGTGTCGGTGCGATCACCGAGACCAACGTCGACCTCGCGGCCGCCTCCGACGCCATCATCATCGGCTTCAACGTCCGCCCGCAGGGCAAGGCGAGCCAGATGGCCGACAAGGAAGGTGTCGAGATCCGCTACTACTCGGTCATCTACCAGGCGATCGAGGAGATCGAGGCGGCGCTCAAGGGCATGCTCAAGCCCATCTACGAGGAGTCGACCCTCGGCCAGGCGGAGATCCGCGAGATCTTCCGCTCGTCCAAGGCCGGCAACATCGCGGGCTGCATGGTCACGTCGGGTCTCATCCGCCGCAACGCCAAGGTGCGGATCCTGCGCGACGGAGCGGTGGTGGCCGACAACCTCGACCTGTCCTCGCTGCGCCGCGAGAAGGACGACGCGTCCGAGGTCCGCGAGGGCTTCGAGTGCGGTCTGGTGCTCCGGAACTTCCAGGACATCAAGATCGGCGACATCGTCGAGGCGTTCGAGATGCGCGAGATCGCGCGCACCTGATCGACCGGGCACTTCGTGCCCGCTGTGTCACCGACCGGGCACTTCCTCGCGCACCAGCGCGAGGAGGTGCCCGGTCAGCACGTCCGGGCGCGAGGAAGTGCCCGGTCACCGAGTAGGAGAGACTGGAGCCATGACCAATCCCCGCGTCCGCAAGATCGCCGACCGGATCCAGGTGATCGTCGCCGAGATGCTCGAGCGTCGGATCAAGGACCCTCGCCTCGGCTTCGTCACCATCACCGACGTCCGCGTCACCGGTGACTCCCAGCAGGCCTCGGTCTTCTACACGGTGCTCGGCGCCGAGGACGAGCTGGCCAGCACCGCCGCCGCCCTCGAGTCGGCCAAGGGCGTGATCCGCTCCGAGGTCGCCAAGCAGCTCGGGATGCGCATCGTGCCGTCGCTGACGTTCATCCCCGACGCCCTGCCCGAGAACGCCCGCGCCCTGAACGAGGTGCTGGCGCGCGCCAAGCAGCAGGACGAGGAGGTCGCCGCCCGTCGCGTCGAGGCGTACGCGGGCGAGGCCGACCCCTACAAGAAGCCCCGGGTGGCCGAGGACGAGCTCGCCGACGACCTCGAGGACCCTGCCGACGAGGGCGACGACCTCGACGACCTCGGCGCCGAGGACGACCGCGCCTGATGGTCGACCCCGGTCTGGTCGTCGTCGACAAGGCCCCGGGCATGACCTCGCACGACGTGGTGGCCCGGGTACGCCGGCTCGCCGGCACCCGCAAGGTCGGCCACGCCGGCACGCTCGACCCGATGGCCACGGGCGTGCTCGTGCTGGGCGTGGACCGCGCCACCCGGCTGCTCGGTCACCTCATGCTCACCGAGAAGGCGTACGACGCCACGGTGCGGCTCGGGGTCTCGACGACCACCGACGACGCCGAGGGTGAGGTCACCGCGTCCACCCCGGCGTCCCACCTGCAGCCGGGTCTGGTGCAGACCGAGCTCGAGGAGCTGGTCGGCGACATCCTCCAGGTCCCGACCGCGGTCTCCGCGATCAAGGTCGACGGCAAGCGGGCCTACCAGCGCGTCCGCGACGGCGAGCAGGTCGAGCTCAAGGCCCGGCCCGTGACGATCCACGAGCTGGTGGTGCACGACCAGCGCGTCGCCGGCGACTGGCTCGACGTCGACATCTCGGTGCGGTGCTCGTCCGGCACCTACATCCGCGCCATCGCACGCGACGTCGGGGCGGCGCTCGGTGTTGGCGGCCACCTGACCGCGCTGCGGCGTACGGCCGTCGGGCCCTTCGACCTCTCCGCCGCCCGCACCCTCGAGCAGCTGGCCGACGACTTCGCGGTCCTGCCGATCGCCGAGGCGGCGCGCGCGAGCTTCGCGTCGCTCGACCTCGACGAGGACCAGGCCGGCGACGTGCGGGTCGGTCGTGGGCTCGACCTGACCCTCCCCGGGGACGGCCCCCATGCGGTGTTCGCGCCTGACGGGCAGTTCCTCGCGCTCTACGAGCAGCGCGGGCAGCAGGCCCGCTCGGTGGCGGTCTTCGTCGGATGACGCGGCACCGGACGGACCGCGGACAGGCGTACCCCTGAAGGGTCGACATCCCTGGTCTTGACCACCCCACCGAGCGCTGGTGGGACCCGGTGCGGGAGGCGCAGGGTTGAGGTCTGGGTCGCAAGGTGCGAGCCACTGCCCGAGGGAGGTACGGCATGTCCATCCATCGCATCGCCACGCTCGGGGCCAGCATCACGGTGCTGACCGCAGGAGCGCTCACTGGTAGCACGGTCGGCGCCACGGGTCAGCCCGCTCCGTCGGAGAGAGCAGCCACCATGGTGCAGGTCAGCATCGACCGGGCCAGCACCGTCACGATGCCGAGCGTGGTCGCGCCCGGCGTCACCACCTACAAGATCTCCACGACCAAGCGGAGGGCAGCGTTCCAGGTGCTCAGCCTGGCCACCGGCTACAGCGTCGACCAGGCCATGGCCGACGGGAACCAGGGCCTGGAGAAGAACAACATCAAGGCGCTCAAGCGGTTCGAGGCCAACGTGACGCTGCTCGGCGGCACCGGCGCCACTCGGGACAAGGCGGGCAAGCTGGTGCTCGACCTCGAGCCGGGCACCTACTACGGGCTGGAGACGAACAGGTTCGGGGCGCCCTGGACCCCGTTCACGGTCGCGGGCGTCGACACCGGCGCCACCATGCCGTCCGGCGCGACCCTCAAGGCCGTCGACAGCACGAAGTGGGCCAAGGAACCCGCGTCCATCCCGCGGTCGGGCTGGTTGCGGTTCAAGAACCGCGCTGACCAGAACCACTTCATCATCCTGGCCAAGCTGGCCAGGGGGAAGACGATCGACGACTTCGACGACTTCATCAAGGACGAGTCCGGCCCGCCGCCGATCGACCCGCGCTTCGGTCTCGACTCCGGCGCGCTCAGCCCCGGCCACGACATGGCGATGAAGTACCGGCTGCCGAAGGGCAACTACGTCCTGACCTGCTTCTGGCCGGACGCCTCGATGAAGGGCATGCCGCACGCGTTCATGGGCATGTACCGGGTCGTCACGGTCCGCTGAGGCCCACCGCACGGCACGGACGTCCCCGTCGCCCCGGCCTGGGCGACGGGGACGTCCGCCGCTGCTACTAGGCTCGGCCCGTGCAGATCTGGCGAGACGTCGACGACGTGCCGGCCGACCTCGGCCGCACCGTGGTGAGCATCGGCAACTTCGACGGCGTGCACCTCGGGCACGCCCACGTGCTCCGCGAGGCGCGGGCCAGCGCCGCGCGCCTGGGCATCGACACGGTCGTGGCGGTGACGTTCGACCCGCACCCGATGGCGGTCCTGCGGCCCGAGCACGCCCCGCCCACCCTGACCTCGATCCACACGCGCGCCCGGCTGCTCGAGGGCGCCGGCGTCGACGCGATCCTGGTGATCGGCTTCGACCGCGAGATCGCGTCCTGGTCGCCGCTGGAGTTCATCGACCGGATCCTCGTCGACACGCTGCACGCCGGTGCGGTCGTCGTCGGCTCCAACTTCCGCTTCGGCGCCAAGGCCGCCGGCGAGGTCGCGACGCTGGTCGGGGCCGGGGCGTCCCGCGACTTCGAGACCGTCGGCGTGGCGCTCGACGGCGGACCGCAGGTGTGGAGCTCGACCTACGTCCGTCA is part of the Nocardioides cavernae genome and harbors:
- the rbfA gene encoding 30S ribosome-binding factor RbfA, with amino-acid sequence MTNPRVRKIADRIQVIVAEMLERRIKDPRLGFVTITDVRVTGDSQQASVFYTVLGAEDELASTAAALESAKGVIRSEVAKQLGMRIVPSLTFIPDALPENARALNEVLARAKQQDEEVAARRVEAYAGEADPYKKPRVAEDELADDLEDPADEGDDLDDLGAEDDRA
- the truB gene encoding tRNA pseudouridine(55) synthase TruB, with the translated sequence MVDPGLVVVDKAPGMTSHDVVARVRRLAGTRKVGHAGTLDPMATGVLVLGVDRATRLLGHLMLTEKAYDATVRLGVSTTTDDAEGEVTASTPASHLQPGLVQTELEELVGDILQVPTAVSAIKVDGKRAYQRVRDGEQVELKARPVTIHELVVHDQRVAGDWLDVDISVRCSSGTYIRAIARDVGAALGVGGHLTALRRTAVGPFDLSAARTLEQLADDFAVLPIAEAARASFASLDLDEDQAGDVRVGRGLDLTLPGDGPHAVFAPDGQFLALYEQRGQQARSVAVFVG
- a CDS encoding bifunctional riboflavin kinase/FAD synthetase, whose translation is MQIWRDVDDVPADLGRTVVSIGNFDGVHLGHAHVLREARASAARLGIDTVVAVTFDPHPMAVLRPEHAPPTLTSIHTRARLLEGAGVDAILVIGFDREIASWSPLEFIDRILVDTLHAGAVVVGSNFRFGAKAAGEVATLVGAGASRDFETVGVALDGGPQVWSSTYVRQCLATGDVAGAAEALGRPFTVRGTVVEGDKRGREMGYPTANVPIPPVDAAPADGVYAGRLTRLDTGETYPAAISVGTNPTFDGERDRRVESYVLDRDDLELYGVEVEVAFVDRLRGMVKFEGMEALIETMHDDVRRARDLLA